The proteins below are encoded in one region of Silene latifolia isolate original U9 population chromosome 2, ASM4854445v1, whole genome shotgun sequence:
- the LOC141642394 gene encoding uncharacterized protein LOC141642394 isoform X2, translating to MQVLNWIALSCNLTDDENSNDRWLLDFPNLKSLDLEIDRMPDVINVSSVRDVYLKELFFHMDDENKLKMFKMFLEKFSCSEVNASEPFLHSIGVLQLLRIRWKRVVLGLRVFCQSCLLGVYQLMRSSKHLEELVIHAATELNFRSVCNTPNLFFSQCCHARTDLAPVELSDPCEISKLKTITLHGSAKPWEHLLQLIEFLLKSATVLEKLVIVPDQCGLTAVEKLDFVMHVSSFQRSSPSARVLFL from the exons ATGCAGGTGCTCAATTGGATAGCGTTGTCTTGCAATCTAACTG ATGATGAAAATTCTAATGATCGTTGGTTGTTGGATTTCCCCAATCTTAAAAGTTTGGATTTGGAAATAGATCGGATGCCAGACGTCATCAATGTTTCATCTGTTCGAGATGTCTACCTCAAAGAGTTGTTCTTTCATATGGATGATGAGAATAAACTTAAAATGTTTAAAATGTTTCTGGAGAAGTTCTCATGTAGTGAGGTAAATGCTTCTGAG CCGTTCCTCCATTCAATAGGTGTTTTGCAACTTTTACGAATCAGATGGAAGCGTGTAGTGTTGGGACTACGGGTGTTCTGTCAAAGCTGCCTCTTGGGCGTCTATCAATTGATGAGAAGTTCAAAACACTTGGAAGAACTTGTTATACATGCAGCCACAGAGTTAAATTTTAGAAGTGTATGCAATACCCCTAATTTATTTTTTAGTCAGTGTTGTCATGCTCGCACTGATTTAGCTCCTGTAGAGCTTTCTGATCCTTGTGAGATATCCAAACTGAAGACTATCACCCTCCATGGCTCTGCAAAACCTTGGGAACATCTGCTTCAATTAATAGAATTCTTGCTCAAAAGCGCCACTGTCTTGGAGAAACTGGTAATTGTTCCAGACCAGTGTGGATTAACAGCTGTTGAGAAGCTGGATTTTGTTATGCATGTGTCGAGCTTCCAAAGGTCTTCACCAAGTGCCAGAGTACTCTTTCTTTGA
- the LOC141642394 gene encoding uncharacterized protein LOC141642394 isoform X3, with product MPDVINVSSVRDVYLKELFFHMDDENKLKMFKMFLEKFSCSEVNASEPFLHSIGVLQLLRIRWKRVVLGLRVFCQSCLLGVYQLMRSSKHLEELVIHAATELNFRSVCNTPNLFFSQCCHARTDLAPVELSDPCEISKLKTITLHGSAKPWEHLLQLIEFLLKSATVLEKLVIVPDQCGLTAVEKLDFVMHVSSFQRSSPSARVLFL from the exons ATGCCAGACGTCATCAATGTTTCATCTGTTCGAGATGTCTACCTCAAAGAGTTGTTCTTTCATATGGATGATGAGAATAAACTTAAAATGTTTAAAATGTTTCTGGAGAAGTTCTCATGTAGTGAGGTAAATGCTTCTGAG CCGTTCCTCCATTCAATAGGTGTTTTGCAACTTTTACGAATCAGATGGAAGCGTGTAGTGTTGGGACTACGGGTGTTCTGTCAAAGCTGCCTCTTGGGCGTCTATCAATTGATGAGAAGTTCAAAACACTTGGAAGAACTTGTTATACATGCAGCCACAGAGTTAAATTTTAGAAGTGTATGCAATACCCCTAATTTATTTTTTAGTCAGTGTTGTCATGCTCGCACTGATTTAGCTCCTGTAGAGCTTTCTGATCCTTGTGAGATATCCAAACTGAAGACTATCACCCTCCATGGCTCTGCAAAACCTTGGGAACATCTGCTTCAATTAATAGAATTCTTGCTCAAAAGCGCCACTGTCTTGGAGAAACTGGTAATTGTTCCAGACCAGTGTGGATTAACAGCTGTTGAGAAGCTGGATTTTGTTATGCATGTGTCGAGCTTCCAAAGGTCTTCACCAAGTGCCAGAGTACTCTTTCTTTGA
- the LOC141642394 gene encoding uncharacterized protein LOC141642394 isoform X1, with translation MMLLMNLGSLKKLIFCHTEMCEETFGQFICGCPSLQELHIVEPCFYPNNMCFSAPNILKLSLVLVVEDSSYDPWLLDFPNLKTLDLEIDQIPDVIDVSSVQDVYLKNLFIMDNENELRRFNIFLEKFSRSEVFELSCNASEPFLHSIDDSRLLQIRWKCVVLRLRIFCQSCLLGIYQLMRSSKHLEELTIYTTSELTYESVCNTPSLFSGRALKDTVDLPPVEISNPCVMPKLKTFTLHGYAKPWKHQLQLIEFFLKSATVLEKLVIVLNKRQSTAVEKLNFVMHVSTFQRSSPSARVFFL, from the exons ATGATGTTGTTAATGAACTTGGGATCTCTAAAGAAGCTTATATTTTGCCATACGGAGATGTGTGAGGAGACCTTCGGACAATTTATTTGTGGATGCCCTTCCTTACAAGAACTGCATATTGTGGAACcctgtttttatccaaataatATGTGCTTTAGTGCTCCAAACATTCTTAAATTATCTCTTGTTCTTGTAGTAGAAGATTCTTCTTATGATCCTTGGTTGTTGGATTTCCCCAATCTTAAAACTTTGGATTTGGAGATAGATCAGATACCAGATGTCATCGATGTTTCATCTGTTCAAGATGTCTACCtcaaaaatttatttattatggATAATGAGAATGAACTTAGAAGGTTTAATATCTTTTTGGAGAAGTTCTCGCGTAGTGAAGTTTTCGAATTATCATGTAATGCTTCAGAG CCATTCCTTCACTCAATAGATGATTCACGTCTTTTGCAAATCAGATGGAAGTGTGTAGTTTTGCGATTGCGGATATTCTGTCAAAGCTGCCTCTTGGGCATCTATCAGTTGATGAGAAGTTCAAAACACTTGGAAGAACTCACTATATATACAACCAGCGAGTTAACTTACGAAAGTGTTTGCAATACCCCTAGTTTATTTTCTGGTCGGGCTTTAAAAGACACGGTCGATTTGCCTCCTGTAGAGATTTCTAATCCTTGTGTGATGCCAAAACTGAAGACTTTCACCCTCCATGGCTATGCGAAACCTTGGAAACATCAGCTTCAACTAATAGAATTCTTTCTCAAAAGCGCAACTGTGTTGGAAAAACTGGTAATTGTTCTGAACAAGCGTCAATCAACAGCAGTGGAGAAGCTGAATTTTGTTATGCATGTGTCGACCTTCCAGAGGTCTTCACCAAGTGCCAGGGTATTTTTTCTGTGA
- the LOC141642395 gene encoding F-box protein At5g03100-like, with the protein MWLRFALDKQAKEIVFDGVSYEYSDSSDFQNFTSQSLVTLELRYCIIFPQLQVNLGSLKKLIFNRTDMCEEAFEQFICGCPSLEELCIVEPYSISNLRFSAPNIRKLSLVLTEDEPSNATWLFDFPNLKTLELEIVRIPEVIDVSSVLDVYLKWLYVDEYDEDELRMFDIFLEKFSHCEVFQLSLDASEPFFHAIDDLHLLQIRWKCVVLGLRIFCQSCLLGFYQLMRSTKHLEELTIVRHYFDL; encoded by the exons ATGTGGTTGAGGTTTGCTTTGGATAAACAGGCAAAGGAAATTGTTTTCGATGGTGTTAGTTATGAGTACTCTGACAGTTCCGACTTCCAAAATTTCACAAGTCAATCACTTGTTACACTTGAACTCCGTTACTGTATTATCTTTCCCCAACTTCAAGTGAACTTGGGATCACTAAAGAAGCTTATATTTAACCGCACAGATATGTGTGAGGAGGCATTCGAACAATTTATATGTGGATGCCCTTCCTTAGAAGAACTGTGTATTGTGGAACCTTATTCTATAAGTAATCTGAGATTTAGTGCTCCAAACATTCGTAAATTATCTCTTGTTCTTACTGAAGACGAACCATCTAATGCTACTTGGTTGTTTGATTTCCCCAATCTTAAAACTTTGGAATTGGAAATTGTGCGGATACCAGAGGTCATTGATGTTTCATCTGTTCTAGATGTCTACCTCAAGTGGTTGTACGTTGATGAGTATGATGAGGATGAACTTAGAATGTTTGACATATTTTTGGAGAAGTTCTCACATTGTGAAGTTTTCCAGTTATCACTTGATGCTTCTGAG CCATTCTTCCACGCAATAGATGACTTGCATCTTTTACAAATCAGATGGAAGTGTGTAGTTTTGGGATTGCGAATATTCTGTCAAAGCTGCCTCTTGGGTTTCTATCAATTGATGAGAAGTACAAAACACTTGGAAGAACTCACTATAGTTAGACACTACTTTGACTTATGA
- the LOC141636437 gene encoding uncharacterized protein LOC141636437 has product MYKVSKRKKAPSFMKGSSYEEYTKYRNSPEFKEASARNKINRKGGDKDAEVEPTHYGGSQSFHDRVVLDTKKNKGKVPTIVDLFVDTHAKKTSKGKLIFAKEKDQQLYEQFLVRRKNNPEIDDNELWFDLVEGFQRGDVYGAGSAKEILYPPTRRRGSISSQQQPYTPSVVSVLQAQLAARERQDAERERRDAERDL; this is encoded by the exons atgtataaggtgtctaagaggaagaaggcgccatctttcatgaaag gttcgtcatatgaggaatataccaagtaccggaacagtcctgagttcaaggaagcatcggcccggaacaagatcaacaggaaaggaggagataaggatgcggaagttgagcctactcattatggagggtctcaatcttttcatgatcgtgtggtgttagat accaagaagaataagggtaaggtacccacgattgttgatctctttgttgacactcacgcaaagaagacaagcaagggcaagttgatcttcgcgaaggaaaaagatcaacagttatat gaacaattccttgtccgtaggaagaacaacccggaaattgatgacaatgagctatggtttgatcttgttgaggggttccaaagaggagatgtgtatggagccgggtcggcaaaggagattttataccctcctacaagaagaagagggtcaatttcctcccaacaacaaccttataccccaagtgtcgtgagtgtgctccaagctcaattagccgccagggagaggcaggatgccgagagggagaggcgggatgccgagagagatctttga